In Candidatus Hydrogenedentota bacterium, a single genomic region encodes these proteins:
- a CDS encoding galactitol-1-phosphate 5-dehydrogenase, with protein MRALVLENYRNLSVQDRPVPECGPGDVLVRVKACAICGSDVHGYDGSSGRRIPPVVMGHEAAGVVAATGETVTRFKTGDRVTFDSTIYCGECPFCRSGRINLCDNRMVLGVSCADYRRDGAFAEYIAAPERIVYPIPADLPFEHASLIEPVAVAMHAASRASIHRNDSAAVIGTGTIGLLAMQAVKVAGCGPIIAVDIDDERLRLAAQLGATDIINAARNPVAETVAALTGNRGAAVVLEAAGTEETVRTAMACVRKGGTLILLGNITPTVSFPLQSAVTREIAVLGSCASAGEYPAAIGLVSRGEIAVEPLISASSPLEDGPEWFERLYNKERGLMKVVLCP; from the coding sequence TTGCGCGCATTAGTACTGGAGAACTACCGGAATTTGTCGGTGCAGGACCGCCCCGTGCCGGAGTGCGGTCCGGGCGATGTGCTGGTGCGCGTCAAGGCCTGCGCGATCTGCGGAAGCGATGTCCACGGATACGACGGGAGTTCGGGGCGCCGTATCCCGCCCGTTGTCATGGGGCACGAGGCTGCGGGGGTGGTGGCTGCGACGGGCGAAACGGTCACCCGCTTCAAGACCGGCGATCGCGTGACGTTCGACTCGACCATCTATTGCGGTGAGTGCCCTTTCTGCCGCTCAGGACGCATCAACCTCTGCGACAACCGCATGGTCCTCGGTGTGTCGTGCGCGGACTACCGCCGCGACGGCGCGTTTGCGGAGTACATCGCCGCACCCGAACGCATTGTCTACCCTATCCCCGCCGATCTGCCTTTCGAACATGCGAGCCTGATCGAGCCGGTGGCGGTGGCGATGCACGCAGCCTCGCGCGCGTCAATCCATCGGAACGACTCCGCGGCGGTCATTGGTACAGGCACGATCGGATTGCTTGCCATGCAGGCCGTCAAAGTGGCGGGATGCGGCCCAATCATCGCTGTGGACATCGACGACGAACGGTTGCGCCTGGCAGCGCAGCTCGGCGCGACGGATATCATCAACGCCGCCCGAAATCCCGTTGCGGAGACCGTCGCCGCCCTTACTGGTAATAGGGGCGCGGCCGTAGTCCTCGAAGCCGCAGGGACCGAAGAGACCGTTCGCACGGCCATGGCATGCGTTCGGAAAGGCGGCACGTTGATTCTGCTGGGTAACATCACGCCCACGGTATCCTTCCCGTTGCAGTCCGCCGTGACGCGTGAAATCGCTGTGCTTGGCTCCTGTGCCTCCGCGGGTGAATATCCTGCGGCTATCGGTCTCGTGTCTCGCGGGGAGATAGCCGTCGAGCCGCTCATTTCGGCTAGTTCGCCGCTGGAGGACGGCCCGGAATGGTTCGAGCGGCTTTACAACAAGGAACGCGGGTTGATGAAAGTCGTATTGTGTCCGTGA
- a CDS encoding sulfatase, with amino-acid sequence MIRISRRGFLGIGGAALLADVAPRALSAAERRKPNLVFILIDDMGWPDTGCYGHRFHETPNIDKLASQGMRFTDAYAACPVCSPTRASIMSGQYPARVGITDFIPGHQRPYAKLKAPLNRTQYLPLEVVTVAESLKAAGYTCGQFGKWHLGGREYFPDAQGFSSWLVSEGRHFNFKTVPPMEIEQDAYLSEFLTEQAEKFIDENRGRPFFLYLAHFAVHVPIEARQELIKKYREKKKPAEGVNNPVYAAMVEHVDHSVGRITARLDELGLANNTIVIFTSDNGGLRQRYDLQGPLVSSNAPLRDEKGTLYEGGIREPLIVRWPGTVEPGSTCSVPTSSVDFYPTLVDIAGAMPPANQVLDGVSLRPLLEQRGSLNRDAIYWHYPHYHHSTPAGAVRAGNWKLLEFFEDGRLELYNLAEDISESRNLAAARPEKAAELREMLAAWRQQVNAAMPEPNPDYDPAHAHEWGPPISHGSADRKGI; translated from the coding sequence ATGATTCGAATTTCGCGCCGGGGATTCCTGGGAATAGGCGGAGCCGCGTTGTTGGCGGACGTCGCGCCGCGCGCACTCTCTGCCGCGGAGAGGCGGAAACCCAATCTCGTATTCATTCTGATTGACGACATGGGATGGCCGGATACCGGATGTTACGGCCATCGGTTTCATGAGACGCCCAACATCGACAAACTGGCCTCACAAGGCATGCGGTTCACGGATGCCTACGCCGCGTGCCCGGTGTGTTCGCCCACACGCGCCAGCATCATGTCCGGACAGTATCCCGCGCGAGTCGGCATTACCGACTTCATTCCCGGCCATCAGCGGCCCTACGCCAAGCTCAAGGCGCCGCTAAACCGCACCCAGTATCTGCCGCTCGAGGTCGTGACGGTCGCGGAATCGCTCAAAGCGGCGGGATACACCTGCGGACAGTTCGGCAAGTGGCATCTCGGCGGACGCGAATACTTCCCGGACGCCCAGGGGTTTAGTTCCTGGCTGGTGTCGGAAGGACGGCATTTCAACTTCAAGACTGTTCCACCCATGGAGATCGAACAGGACGCCTATCTGTCCGAGTTCTTAACGGAACAGGCGGAGAAGTTCATTGACGAGAACCGGGGGCGGCCGTTCTTTCTGTATCTCGCCCATTTCGCGGTACACGTGCCAATCGAGGCGCGCCAAGAACTCATCAAGAAGTATAGAGAAAAGAAAAAGCCGGCCGAAGGCGTGAACAATCCTGTTTACGCCGCCATGGTCGAGCACGTAGACCACAGCGTGGGCCGCATCACGGCTAGACTCGACGAGCTCGGACTGGCCAACAACACCATCGTGATCTTCACCTCTGATAACGGAGGTTTGCGGCAGCGGTATGATCTGCAGGGGCCGCTCGTGTCGAGCAATGCCCCCCTGCGCGACGAGAAGGGCACTCTTTACGAGGGCGGCATCCGGGAGCCGCTCATCGTACGCTGGCCGGGCACCGTCGAGCCGGGAAGCACCTGCAGCGTGCCCACGAGCAGCGTGGACTTCTACCCGACGCTTGTGGACATCGCCGGGGCAATGCCGCCCGCCAACCAGGTATTGGACGGCGTGAGCCTCCGCCCGTTGCTCGAACAGCGGGGCAGCCTGAACCGCGACGCCATCTATTGGCATTACCCCCACTATCACCATTCAACGCCCGCAGGCGCTGTCCGGGCCGGCAACTGGAAGCTGCTGGAGTTTTTCGAAGACGGGCGTCTCGAACTCTACAACCTCGCCGAGGACATTTCCGAATCGCGCAATCTGGCGGCTGCAAGGCCGGAGAAGGCGGCCGAATTGCGTGAAATGCTGGCCGCGTGGCGACAACAAGTCAACGCGGCCATGCCCGAACCCAATCCCGATTATGACCCCGCACACGCACATGAATGGGGCCCGCCAATTTCTCATGGCAGCGCCGATCGTAAGGGGATTTAA
- a CDS encoding PilZ domain-containing protein — translation MAKYETDARWEDPFEPRQERRIARRFAVPMQVKIAVQDPKLKCRLICRGNVVNLSRVGLLVRTKHDVTPGMRVSVGISTKLCEDASCLPRVFVGSAEIMRVARDYEDISVVAMRFGTELAQNMEFALFTDALQNQLDSHIEV, via the coding sequence ATGGCTAAGTACGAAACGGATGCACGATGGGAAGACCCGTTTGAACCCAGACAGGAAAGACGGATTGCCCGGCGCTTTGCCGTACCCATGCAAGTCAAGATTGCCGTACAGGACCCCAAGCTGAAATGCCGCCTCATTTGCCGCGGCAATGTGGTTAACCTGTCCCGCGTTGGCCTTCTCGTGCGTACAAAGCACGATGTGACGCCGGGGATGCGCGTCTCTGTCGGGATCTCTACAAAACTGTGTGAAGACGCCAGCTGCCTCCCCCGCGTCTTCGTTGGTTCCGCGGAGATCATGCGCGTTGCCCGCGACTATGAGGACATTTCGGTCGTAGCCATGCGGTTCGGCACAGAACTTGCCCAGAACATGGAATTTGCCTTGTTCACGGACGCCCTGCAAAACCAGCTCGACTCTCATATCGAGGTTTGA
- a CDS encoding glucose 1-dehydrogenase: MTVSGLFDLSGRVAVVTGASRGLGQCFGRALARAGADLVITSRDKAALGDFQLEIEALGRRAVPLELDVRDYDSIQGMASGAIAAYGKLDILVNNAGCNIRKPALDVSWDDWNTVLDTNLRGTFFVAQAVARHMIPEGYGRVINIGSVTSVFGYAGLAPYGASRGGVKQLTMSLADDWGPHGITVNCLAPGWFRTDQNKVLYENAAWVQYLCDRIPVKRPGQPHDLDGAVVFLASEESRYITGQTLLVDGGISTGATKTAVEK; the protein is encoded by the coding sequence ATTACCGTGAGCGGTCTTTTTGATCTATCGGGAAGAGTTGCCGTGGTCACCGGAGCAAGCCGGGGCCTGGGGCAGTGCTTTGGCCGCGCATTAGCACGCGCGGGCGCCGACCTCGTCATTACCAGCCGCGACAAAGCGGCGCTGGGGGACTTTCAACTCGAAATCGAGGCCCTGGGACGCCGCGCCGTGCCCCTCGAACTCGATGTCCGCGACTATGACAGCATCCAGGGCATGGCGTCGGGTGCAATAGCCGCATACGGCAAGCTCGATATCCTCGTCAATAACGCGGGCTGCAACATCCGCAAACCCGCCCTCGACGTTTCGTGGGACGACTGGAATACCGTCCTTGATACCAACCTCCGGGGCACTTTTTTTGTCGCGCAAGCCGTTGCCCGGCATATGATTCCCGAGGGTTACGGGCGCGTCATAAATATCGGCTCGGTGACAAGCGTCTTTGGTTATGCGGGACTCGCGCCGTACGGCGCCAGCCGCGGCGGGGTCAAGCAGCTCACCATGAGCCTCGCCGATGATTGGGGGCCTCACGGAATTACGGTCAACTGCCTGGCCCCGGGATGGTTCAGAACCGACCAGAACAAGGTGCTCTACGAGAACGCGGCCTGGGTGCAATACCTCTGCGACCGCATCCCCGTAAAACGCCCCGGCCAGCCTCACGACCTCGACGGCGCGGTCGTTTTTCTGGCGTCGGAAGAAAGCCGTTACATCACCGGGCAGACCCTGCTCGTGGACGGAGGCATCTCGACTGGCGCGACAAAGACCGCCGTCGAGAAATAG
- a CDS encoding VCBS repeat-containing protein: MISLVVLAVLECSAAVETSVIETSEPVWDVAVEDLNLDGSGDIVALCCDSEATPLKKNVAVYMMNGEDGGYSSEPSFVLPLDPSISSLFWAETNGKTPRELVTTNALGAEIYAYREGKLEKVQTTEFLSLLPSGAKEPRFLREIPKDLDGDGIDEWLIPANGGYIVRNADAQHAFVTCDVVSEIREEGSLQIRHKLPAYQVFSLENQAPKGIVFLSNELADFAHGDNWTEHQRYKVPSNTDEKWDTSAQMQDIDGNGLPDLVVTQSKGTVNVTVMSRVYVASAPFTYPDEPSAVFHADGAIAAPFLIDVDGDEKLDVMFIKVPFGLKTLVNLFLRKKVAVEVDVFLFNGSAYNAKPDFSTSITLDAPEQRELPVYIMADFNGDGRVDVMFGSGNSEVAIHTGETNRFISNKPWVTLPFIPFGQARPYDLNDNKAKDVVLFHPGGKDAKKIEVAVF, translated from the coding sequence ATGATTTCTCTGGTTGTTCTAGCAGTGCTCGAGTGCTCCGCTGCGGTTGAAACGTCGGTCATCGAGACTTCCGAGCCCGTGTGGGATGTTGCCGTTGAAGATCTGAATCTGGATGGCAGCGGAGACATCGTGGCCCTATGTTGCGACTCCGAAGCCACCCCTCTCAAGAAGAACGTTGCCGTCTATATGATGAACGGGGAAGACGGCGGCTATTCCAGCGAACCATCCTTTGTGCTTCCGCTGGACCCGAGCATCAGCTCGCTGTTCTGGGCCGAGACCAATGGGAAAACGCCCCGCGAACTCGTTACCACAAATGCTTTGGGCGCGGAGATTTACGCGTACCGCGAGGGCAAACTCGAGAAGGTCCAAACCACGGAGTTTCTGTCCTTGCTTCCCAGCGGCGCGAAGGAACCCCGCTTCTTGAGGGAGATTCCCAAGGACCTTGACGGCGATGGCATTGACGAATGGCTCATCCCCGCCAATGGAGGGTACATCGTTCGCAATGCGGATGCCCAGCACGCCTTCGTCACCTGCGACGTGGTGAGCGAAATCCGTGAAGAGGGCTCCCTGCAGATCAGGCATAAACTGCCAGCCTACCAAGTCTTCTCCCTCGAAAACCAGGCCCCAAAAGGAATCGTCTTTCTGAGCAACGAGCTCGCTGATTTCGCTCATGGTGACAACTGGACAGAGCACCAACGCTACAAGGTGCCATCAAACACCGACGAGAAATGGGACACTTCCGCGCAGATGCAGGACATCGACGGCAACGGACTGCCGGACCTGGTTGTCACTCAGTCCAAGGGCACTGTGAACGTCACTGTCATGAGCCGTGTTTACGTTGCCTCGGCCCCCTTCACGTACCCCGATGAGCCCAGCGCCGTTTTCCACGCCGACGGCGCCATTGCTGCGCCATTCCTCATCGATGTCGACGGCGACGAGAAACTGGATGTCATGTTCATCAAGGTGCCATTCGGACTCAAGACGCTCGTGAATCTCTTCTTGCGGAAGAAGGTCGCCGTCGAGGTTGATGTCTTCCTGTTCAATGGCAGCGCTTACAATGCCAAGCCCGACTTCTCCACCTCGATTACCCTTGACGCTCCTGAACAGCGTGAGCTCCCCGTGTATATCATGGCGGATTTCAACGGCGATGGGCGCGTCGACGTGATGTTCGGTTCCGGCAACAGCGAGGTTGCCATCCACACCGGTGAAACCAACCGCTTCATCTCGAACAAACCCTGGGTGACCCTTCCCTTCATCCCATTCGGCCAAGCACGCCCATACGACCTTAACGACAACAAAGCCAAAGACGTCGTTCTATTCCACCCTGGCGGCAAGGATGCCAAAAAGATCGAAGTAGCCGTGTTCTAG
- a CDS encoding aldolase catalytic domain-containing protein, with the protein MYRPEIKVLDCTIRDGGLMNDWRFSKAMVKDVFAGLAQAGIDYVELGYRADKQQFSKDDFGPWRFCDEEDLRETVCQSDARLAVMADVGRTDYNDIVPASESLIRLYRVATYVKDIQEAICLGDHCKKQGYEVSINIMAVSHALEPDLDRALDKLAGTDFDMVYLVDSFGYLQPHQIEYMAHKYLAKLPGKQIGIHCHNNQQLAFANTVEAAMKGITCLDGSIYGIGRAAGNCPLELIIGFLKNPKFDVRPVLDLIERYLIPLKKDLKWGYEIPYVITGLLNKHPRAAMAFMNTALNTSLRSFYDELSNLDDI; encoded by the coding sequence ATGTATCGGCCAGAGATCAAAGTTCTTGATTGCACCATCCGCGACGGCGGTCTCATGAACGATTGGCGCTTCAGTAAAGCCATGGTGAAAGATGTGTTCGCCGGCTTGGCGCAAGCGGGCATAGATTACGTCGAGCTGGGCTATCGAGCCGACAAGCAACAGTTCTCAAAAGATGATTTCGGGCCTTGGCGTTTCTGCGATGAAGAGGACCTCCGGGAGACTGTTTGCCAAAGCGATGCCCGGCTCGCCGTCATGGCCGATGTAGGCCGTACCGACTACAACGATATTGTACCCGCCAGCGAATCCCTGATACGGCTGTACCGCGTGGCCACGTACGTCAAAGACATCCAGGAGGCAATATGTCTGGGCGACCACTGCAAGAAACAGGGGTATGAAGTCTCCATAAACATCATGGCCGTATCCCACGCCCTTGAGCCCGACCTGGACAGAGCCCTCGACAAACTTGCCGGGACCGACTTCGACATGGTCTACCTGGTCGACAGTTTCGGCTATCTCCAGCCCCATCAGATCGAATATATGGCCCACAAATACCTGGCGAAGCTCCCTGGAAAGCAAATCGGCATTCACTGCCACAACAACCAGCAACTGGCGTTCGCAAACACCGTGGAAGCCGCGATGAAAGGCATAACCTGTCTTGATGGCTCGATTTATGGCATCGGGCGCGCCGCCGGAAACTGCCCCCTCGAGCTCATCATCGGATTCCTGAAGAATCCCAAATTCGATGTGCGCCCTGTACTCGACCTCATCGAGAGATACCTTATCCCCCTAAAGAAAGACTTGAAATGGGGTTACGAGATACCCTACGTCATCACGGGTCTCCTGAACAAACATCCCCGGGCAGCTATGGCATTCATGAACACCGCCCTAAACACCTCTCTGCGCTCGTTTTACGACGAGCTTTCCAACCTCGACGACATTTAG
- a CDS encoding DUF5107 domain-containing protein, with protein sequence MTELYFESYEIPAADLGEENPLPFFRGDTDDLTIEVADNVPADERRQMGCALASRWLPFRMQDGYTRKRSPHLFRTVILENDFLRARFSPEHDGRLLSLVDKRQGRELLERNPVFQPCNVAIRNAWISGGVEWNTSHIGHYFLTVSPVFAARIRGLDGEPALRVYEWDRLHCFPWQIDFFLPQGSRFLFARPRIINPHAYTLPMYWWSNIAVPEHPDLRTLAPAMDALSHPPGTGVLTVLPVPRPAGFDVSYPTNAPAAGEAFFRIPAGQRKWIAQVDREGKGLVHASTDRLVGRKMFFWGMNQGGRRWQEMLSVDGHAYIELQGGLARTQLETVPMPGGECWSWTEAYGMLSMAPEVAHGEDWELAWRAADASLERVLPRQHVEGLHARLESCASAPPEEILSCGSGWGALERRRAEQVGERPRMPAELPFPDDTIGSGERMWLSLLESGALEEREPGQGPGSYMIQPEWRRILESSVTSSSGGDWLSCLHLGVMRMEAREYEGAREAWEQSAAHTPTGWAYRNLAVLADRQGDMDRAGAFLKRAWETGPKVRPIAQEYADFLNKTGRHTEALDFITGLPEEIRNHERITIALAQAALKTERFEHVKSIFEFEPAQIRECETSLTDLWFAYHERRISEAEGIPIDDALRERVRRECVPPKNIDFRMSAG encoded by the coding sequence ATGACCGAACTCTATTTCGAATCCTACGAAATCCCCGCGGCGGACTTGGGTGAAGAGAATCCGCTGCCCTTCTTTCGGGGGGACACGGACGATCTGACAATCGAGGTTGCGGACAACGTGCCCGCTGACGAGCGCCGTCAGATGGGATGCGCTCTCGCAAGCCGGTGGCTGCCGTTTCGCATGCAGGACGGGTACACGCGGAAGCGGAGTCCCCATCTTTTCCGCACGGTTATCCTCGAGAACGATTTTCTGCGGGCGCGCTTCTCGCCGGAGCATGACGGGCGGCTTCTGTCGCTGGTCGACAAAAGGCAAGGGAGGGAACTGCTTGAGCGTAACCCGGTGTTTCAGCCCTGCAACGTCGCGATTCGAAATGCCTGGATAAGCGGCGGAGTGGAATGGAATACGTCGCATATTGGGCACTATTTTCTAACGGTTTCGCCCGTGTTCGCCGCACGGATTCGCGGCCTGGACGGTGAGCCTGCCCTGCGCGTCTACGAGTGGGACCGCCTTCATTGTTTCCCGTGGCAGATAGACTTCTTTCTTCCGCAGGGCTCGCGGTTTCTGTTTGCGCGGCCGCGGATCATCAATCCGCATGCCTACACACTGCCGATGTACTGGTGGTCGAACATCGCGGTCCCCGAACATCCGGACCTGCGGACCCTGGCGCCGGCCATGGACGCGCTGTCGCACCCACCGGGCACTGGAGTCTTGACCGTCTTGCCTGTGCCGCGTCCGGCCGGGTTTGACGTGTCGTATCCGACCAACGCGCCAGCAGCGGGCGAGGCCTTCTTCCGCATCCCCGCCGGGCAGCGTAAGTGGATCGCGCAGGTGGACCGGGAAGGAAAGGGTTTGGTCCACGCTTCGACGGACCGGCTGGTGGGGCGCAAAATGTTTTTCTGGGGCATGAACCAGGGTGGGCGGCGCTGGCAGGAAATGCTGTCGGTTGATGGACATGCCTACATCGAGCTGCAGGGCGGCCTGGCGCGCACGCAGCTCGAGACGGTGCCCATGCCCGGCGGAGAATGCTGGTCGTGGACTGAGGCCTACGGGATGCTGTCCATGGCTCCCGAGGTTGCGCATGGGGAGGACTGGGAACTGGCGTGGCGTGCCGCGGATGCCTCCTTGGAGCGGGTTTTGCCGCGACAGCACGTCGAGGGCCTGCATGCGCGGCTCGAGTCCTGCGCGAGCGCCCCGCCGGAGGAAATCCTCAGTTGTGGGTCGGGCTGGGGCGCGCTCGAGCGCCGGCGCGCGGAACAAGTCGGAGAGCGGCCGCGCATGCCCGCGGAGCTGCCTTTCCCCGACGACACCATTGGGAGCGGCGAACGGATGTGGCTGTCGCTGCTGGAGAGCGGCGCGTTGGAGGAACGCGAGCCCGGGCAGGGGCCGGGTTCGTACATGATCCAGCCGGAATGGCGCAGGATCCTTGAATCCAGCGTGACGAGCAGCAGCGGGGGAGACTGGCTATCGTGTCTTCATCTGGGCGTGATGCGGATGGAGGCGCGCGAATACGAAGGAGCCCGAGAGGCATGGGAACAGAGCGCCGCCCATACGCCTACCGGGTGGGCTTACCGCAACTTGGCCGTGTTGGCCGACCGTCAAGGAGATATGGACCGGGCGGGGGCGTTTCTCAAGCGCGCGTGGGAAACCGGCCCGAAGGTCAGGCCCATCGCGCAGGAGTACGCCGATTTCTTGAACAAGACAGGGCGGCACACCGAGGCCTTGGATTTCATTACGGGCTTGCCGGAAGAGATACGCAACCACGAACGCATCACGATCGCCCTTGCCCAAGCCGCCCTGAAGACGGAGCGTTTCGAGCACGTCAAGAGCATCTTCGAATTTGAACCCGCCCAGATCCGAGAATGCG
- a CDS encoding zinc-dependent alcohol dehydrogenase family protein — protein sequence MKAMVLEAVAPIDSSPLKPRDLPLPEPGPGEVRIKVRCCAICRTDLHVIEGELPQQKLPIIPGHQVVGSVDKVGEGCSGFREGERAGVAWLRHTCGRCIFCNRGQENLCESSRYTGYYADGGYAEYVVAPESFVYRIPNAFDDADAAPLLCAGIIGYRALKRAQVPDGGRLALYGFGSSAHVVMQIARHRGYRVFVVSRGERHLQLARDMGAEWTGEDAAGMPEKADSAIIFAPAGHLVPPALEALEKGGTLALAGIYMTDIPQLNYEKHLFYERNIHSVTANTREDGRQLLEEAAEIPIRPHTKAYPLEEANKALQDLKNDRISGTGVLMVSK from the coding sequence ATGAAAGCCATGGTTCTTGAGGCTGTTGCGCCAATCGATTCATCGCCATTGAAGCCGCGGGATTTGCCGTTGCCCGAACCCGGTCCGGGCGAGGTGCGCATCAAAGTGCGGTGTTGCGCGATATGCCGGACGGACCTGCACGTCATCGAAGGCGAATTGCCCCAGCAAAAGCTGCCCATCATACCCGGGCATCAAGTCGTCGGGAGCGTGGACAAGGTGGGGGAGGGGTGTTCCGGGTTCCGCGAGGGAGAGCGCGCCGGCGTGGCGTGGCTGCGGCACACTTGCGGCCGGTGCATATTCTGCAACCGCGGGCAGGAGAATCTGTGCGAATCGTCCCGGTATACCGGCTATTACGCGGACGGCGGCTACGCCGAATACGTCGTCGCGCCGGAATCCTTCGTGTACCGAATACCGAACGCGTTTGACGACGCTGACGCCGCCCCGTTGTTGTGCGCGGGGATCATCGGATACCGGGCGCTGAAACGGGCCCAGGTACCCGATGGCGGGCGGCTCGCCCTGTATGGTTTCGGTTCTTCCGCGCACGTGGTGATGCAAATTGCCAGGCATCGGGGATACCGCGTGTTTGTCGTATCGCGGGGCGAGCGCCATCTCCAATTGGCGCGCGACATGGGCGCGGAATGGACGGGAGAAGATGCGGCAGGCATGCCCGAGAAGGCCGATAGCGCGATCATTTTTGCGCCGGCAGGCCATCTAGTGCCGCCAGCCCTCGAAGCTTTGGAAAAGGGCGGCACCTTGGCGCTGGCCGGCATCTACATGACCGATATCCCGCAGCTGAATTATGAAAAACATCTGTTCTACGAGCGCAACATCCATTCGGTAACCGCCAATACGCGGGAGGATGGACGGCAGTTGCTCGAAGAGGCGGCCGAGATCCCCATTCGTCCGCATACTAAGGCCTATCCGCTCGAGGAGGCGAACAAAGCGTTGCAGGATCTCAAGAATGATCGTATCAGCGGGACGGGCGTCCTGATGGTTTCCAAGTGA